A stretch of Pristiophorus japonicus isolate sPriJap1 chromosome 10, sPriJap1.hap1, whole genome shotgun sequence DNA encodes these proteins:
- the LOC139274715 gene encoding G-protein coupled receptor 183-like — translation MSLTMNHSTTHRNTSANNTDEECNLYAHRHTARIILPLVYSIICLVGIFGNILAIIAIKKKQKKINSTTLYSMNLVISDICFAAVLPARIIYYARGFNWPFGEAMCRVIALICYSNIYASISFMTCLSLDRFLAVIYPFRYSKCRNVRYVKKICIVVWIIILCQTVPLLLINMTKEVQGNFMTCMEYPNFEVLPRLPEMLLGGCIFGYILPMGIMLFCYTRVSSKLFRTAKQNPLTEKSGRSKKANDVILLVLFVFFICFTPYHMAIVQHMIKKLRYMPSCRQQQNFQVALHVTVTMMNFNCCLDPFIYFFACKGYRSIVLKMIRRPISVSISSGVKSAVDTSLPGVGNHLHATGTTSDTNL, via the coding sequence ATGAGTTTGACCAtgaatcattcaacaactcatcgcAACACTTCTGCAAACAACACTGATGAAGAATGTAATCTATACGCCCACCGCCATACAGCCAGGATCATTTTACCTTTAGTCTACTCCATAATATGTTTAGTTGGCATCTTTGGCAATATCCTAGCCATAATAGCCATcaagaaaaaacagaaaaaaatcaaTTCAACTACACTTTACTCCATGAATCTGGTAATCTCAGACATTTGCTTTGCGGCTGTTTTACCCGCGCGGATAATATACTACGCACGAGGATTTAACTGGCCATTTGGTGAAGCCATGTGCAGAGTTATCGCACTCATCTGTTACAGCAACATATACGCCAGTATAAGCTTCATGACCTGCTTAAGTTTGGACAGATTCCTCGCTGTAATATATCCCTTCCGCTATTCCAAGTGCAGAAACGTCCGCTATGTCAAGAAAATCTGCATTGTTGTGTGGATCATTATACTCTGCCAGACGGTGCCACTGCTGCTTATCAATATGACTAAAGAGGTTCAAGGCAACTTCATGACGTGCATGGAATATCCAAATTTTGAGGTTTTGCCGCGACTTCCAGAAATGCTTCTTGGCGGTTGCATCTTCGGTTACATTCTCCCCATGGGCATCATGCTGTTTTGTTACACTCGGGTCAGTTCAAAGCTCTTCAGGACAGCAAAGCAGAACCCCTTAACTGAAAAGTCAGGAAGAAGCAAAAAAGCCAACGACGTGATCTTGCTTGTACTCTTCGTGTTCTTCATATGTTTCACTCCGTACCACATGGCTATTGTGCAACACATGATCAAAAAGCTGCGTTACATGCCGTCCTGCCGGCAGCAACAGAATTTTCAGGTCGCTCTCCATGTGACTGTTACCATGATGAACTTCAATTGCTGCCTGGACCCTTTTATCTACTTCTTTGCCTGTAAGGGCTACAGGAGCATCGTCCTCAAGATGATCAGGCGGCCCATTAGCGTGTCCATTTCAAGTGGAGTTAAGTCTGCCGTGGACACCAGCTTACCCGGTGTGGGGAATCACTTGCACGCAACAGGGACAACTTCCGACACCAACTTGTAG